TTTCTGTATATTGGCTAATTCGTTGTAACCATTGACTGTGAGATAAATTAGCATCGTCGCTATGAAAATCGGGATTGTGATTAGACTTTGGTAAGACATAAAATCTACCTGCTCTTTCGTCAATATTCTCCAAAGCAATCCAAGCAGCAGTTAAGTTTCCGTTGGGAATAGAATCTAAATACCACCAGTCTTGATGGGATTGTGTCTCTGTATTTTTATCAAAAAGCATGGTTTGCATCAAATTAAAAGCATCAAACCCAGTTATTTGCTTGAGTGCATTTTGAATCGATTCATGACAATAAATTTCTTTAGCAAGGTTGCTAAACTTTGGATATTTTTGGTAATCATGAATATCTAAAAAAGACTGTTTGACGTGACCATATTCATTAAGCTGATTTGGTTCATATTTGTTAGTACTTTGTCGAAAAAAAGGTTGTTTAGAGGGGACTATTTGTTGAGCATAAAATTCTAATAATTGATTGATAAGTTGAGCAGGAATTAAATTGCGCAGGACAACATATCCGTGTTCTTGATAATAAATATTTGGTTGCATTTACTTAATGTCCTAAAAAGTTATATGTATTATATTCTCACAAGTCTTAGTTGCAGAAAATAAAATCTGATTATTGAATTACTATTTGTTCGTAAAGCTTTGCTAAAGAGCGTCCTTTTACTTCCCAAGAAAAGCATTCAAGAACTCTTTTACGTCCCGCTTCGCCTAGAGCGATCGCCAATTGTGGATTTTGCGATAGTTTAATCATAGCCTCCGCCAGATCTTCTACTGCTTGTTGGGGATTATCAGCAAGAATTTTAAAACCAGTTTGTTCGGTCACCTGAACTGCGGGTCCTCCTATATTTAAGCAGAGAACGGGTAAACCTGCTGCCATAGCTTCTAGACAAACTCCTGCTCCTGAATCGTGTAAGCTGGGGTGAACTAATGCCGTACATTTGCTTAATTGCAACAATGTCTCTTCTCGTGGTAATTCTTTCCAGAATTTTACTTGTCGAGCAATTCCTAAATTTTCAGCTAGTTGCTCTAGTTTGTTTATTTCTGGACCATCGCCAATGATCCAGTATTCACCATCAGTCAAATTTGCTCTAGCAAATGCTCGTAACCCCAAATAAAAACCTTTCCAATGCAGCAGTCTGCCAACAGAGAGAAATCTAATCTCAGAACTAGGTGCTGGAAGGTTTTTAGCCAATAAGGCAATTTCTTGACTAGACAAACCGATCGCTAGTTCGATATCCACTTTGGAAGCTTGCAAGTTACGAACTTTTGTAGCCGTATCCTCAGTAGTTGCTTTAGCCAGCACGCTACGTCTAGCAGTCATCCGTACAAAGGGATCGAGTTCAAAAAACCAACAGGCAAACAGGCGTGCGAGTTCGTGAATTTTATTGCTTAAACTAAAATCTTGCCAAAAAGCTTTTGGTGCAAATTCACCACCACCAACGGGTCCCCAGACAAAGGGAATGGGCAGCAAAGATAAAAAACTAGGTCTTGAATATTTAACAAAAGTGACATGATGTGCTAGGTCGAAGCCAATCTGACGGTGAAGATTACGCGCTACAAAATAAGCTTGAATTTGCCAGAGATAATAGTGAAGCTGCATCGAACCAAATTTCCATTTCCAACCCCCGCCCCAAATTGGCAGAGTAAAATAGACAAAATGCAATTTGAGATCTGGGTTACCAGCAAGCTCTGCTTCGATCGCTTCTTTTCCTTCATCAGGTCTAGTCAACACCCAAACATCGTGGTATTTAGCCACTGCCTGTGCCACATTCCAACCTACTCCTTGTTCTGAACCTTGTCCAGGTTGGCAAGAATATGCCGATATAAGAATTTTCATGAGTAATAGTTAATCTATATATAGATATAGTCAGAATAAAAGCTGCTCGTAGACAGAAGCTGTATTCTCAGCAGTTTGTTTCCAAGTAAATTGTTTTGCTCTTGCCAAACCTTTTTGTACTAGGTCTTGGCGATAATTATTATTTTGAAGCTGCAAGATTGACTCAGTTATGGCTTTTATATCCATAGGATCGAGGGAGATAGCTGCATCGCCAACTACTTCTGGCACAGAAGAAACATTGGAAGTAACTACGGGCGTTCCACAAGCCATCGCTTCTAAAATAGTTAGCCCAAATCCCTCGTATAGTGAAGGAGCTAACAATAAATCGGCAGCATTATATAATTCGACCAGAGTTTCTCGATCGGGATATCCGAAGCAAGTTATCTGTGATTCGAGTTGACGATCGCAGATATAAGCCTGTTGCTCGGCGGTAAAATTACTGCCAACTTTCCATAAACGAACGGGTAGTCCCTTTTGGATTAAAGTTTCTAAGACCTTTAAAATAGTAAAAATATTTTTACGTTGATGAGTTGAACCGACATTAAGCAAACAGATTTCCTCTGAGGATGTTGTGTGTTGATGTTTTTGCTTCCAGATGCGATCGCTTTTTATGACTCGAAATTGAGCATCAACTCCGTTAGGTATTGTCGTTATTTTGTCGCTACTGATATCTAACATAGATATAACATCTTTTTTTGTATTACTTGATACAGCAATAATACAGTCTGCTAATTTCATTCCCCCTACTGAATAACGCCAAGATGCCATACTCAAGGCTGGCAAACGAGATTGATCTTTCAAAATTTCAGGATAGACGTATTGAACTAAGTCATGACAAGTGATCGCAATGGGTTTACCTAGTTTGGTCAACCAACGAGCAATATGTCCATCTGTATGGTCGATGATGTGGAATAAGTCTACTTTTGTGCGGCTAACAGCCAGAGGATGTCGCCAAAAACGTTCGTAGTATTTCTGTACAGGATTGCCAGAATGCCATGAATCTTCAGGATCGCTACTCCAGGGTTGAGGCGCGACTTCTATAATCTCCCAATGGGGACGAATGGTTCTCAACCCAGCGATCAAATTATCAGCATAAACATCCATGCTCAAAGCGTTGCCTCTTTCTCTACGAGCGATCGCAATTCGCTTGACTAACTTTTTTTCTTGATGCAAAGATTTTTTCCTTAATTTTTTTTAAATGATGTTTTATACTGCTCACTAAAACTATCTATAATACTATTAGACATATTTATTATATAGAAATAGGTCAAGTGATACGATTGTCTTAAGTTTACTTCAAAATAAACCTCTATCCTAAAATACTTAATATGCAATGTTTAATTAATGTTTAATTTATGTTCATTTTTAGTAACAAAATGGAATGACAAGCCGCTCGGCAATTAACATATCATTATCAGCCCAAACACTCTATAAACAGAGTAATTGTTAATATATTTTCTGATAACTATTGTTTGGTTCTCAAACTTTTAGGGGCAGAATCTACTGCCAAAAAACTTTTAATAGCTAATGTTATACACTCATTAATCTGTTAGGATAAAGTAAAGACTTGTATTCAAATTCTATCTACGTGGCTTGCCCTGTATGCAGCTAAATCATTGGTTGCCATGCTCTGAGGCTTGCGCTTGTTATCTCACCCGACGCAACAAATGGGAAAACAATGTAAGATTAACATCCGTAACTAAGAATTAAAAAGCAAAAAATATCAAAAAAATGATTACTTCTGCATATATTTCTGACGAGCAAACGTAATACTATTTGGCAACGTCAAAATTATAGATTACCTCTAATTTATAAATACTTCATATATTTTTATTTTATATTTTCTAAATTTGTCTTATAATAACTAGGTTACATAAATATTACTTTTCAACTATTAAATTTAAGTATAAGCAAAATCTTTGTTTATAAAAAACAATTTAAAATATTAGGATCCTTCGTATGAATACAAATTATTCTTCTAAAATCGCTAATATTGCTCCAAATGCTCAATTACATGAGCTATATGAAGCAGAAGAGGGAGGGCTGAACTTAAGTGCTCTTAAAGAAATCCTGTGGCGGAGATTACCCTTAATTACGTGTGTTACAGCAGTTGTATCGTCTTTGGCTTTTGTGCAAGCCATGAATCGGACTCCTATTTACCAATCTAGTTTTGAAATTCTCTCCGAACCAGTAACCATTGAAACTACAGTAACTTCTTCTTCAAGAGAAACAACTGAAGCAGTGACGTCAGTAAAATTAGATGACGTACAAATAAAAACTCTCAAAAGTCCTGGGATAATTGATTCTGTCATCAAGCAATTACAACCAGCCTATCCCGAAATTAATTATGCTTCGATTATTAGTACTTTAGATCTTGAATCTGCCAACGAAGAAGAAACTGTTTTAGAAGTTACTTACAAGCATCCTGACAGTAAACTTGTTAAAGATGTCTTAGATACCTTGGCAACAGTTTATCTGGATTATAGTTTGCAAAAAAGACAATCTGGATTGAGTCGAGGTCTAGAATTTTTGGATCAGCAAATTCCCATATTACAAGCAAAAGTCGATCGGCTCAATTTGCAAATACAACAAATAAGACAAAAACATAACTTTATCAAACCAGAAATTCAAGGAGAGAACTTATCAGTTAGACTTGAAGATCTCACGAAAGAACAACTACTCAATAAATCACAATTAAATCAAGCAAAATGGAATGACAGTGTTGTTCAAAAAGAAGTAGCACAAGAACCAACTAAAGCAACTACAGCAATGCAGTTTGGTACCGATCGTTACAACAAACTATTAGAGGATTTGCGAGGAGTAGATCGTCAAATAGCTAACAAATCGGCAATTTTTACCAATGGTAGCGCAGAATTACAGGTGTTATTTGCGGAAAAAAAAGAAATTCTCTCTTTAATCGATCAAGAAGGAAAAGTTGTCGAACAAAAACTAGCTAATCAAATTTCTTCTTTAGAAGAGCAAAATAAAGATATTGATCAAGACATCATAGATCTTAAACAAGAAATTAAGGACTGGTCGGGAGTTACTCAAGACTACGAAGAAATTCAGCGACAAATAACTATTACCGTCAGACAGCTTAATGAACTCCTAGTTCAAAGAGAATCCTTAAAAATCGAGTCCGCTCAAAAAGAAGCTCCCTGGAGATTGTTGACCGCCGTAGGAGATCCGCAAACTGATTCTGCAAGTACAGTTAATTTCGTTGTTTTAGGTACACTTTTCGGTTTATTAGTAGGTGTAGGTCTGGCGCTCGCTTTGGATAAATATCAAAATATTGTTCATACCTCATCTCAACTTAAACGAGTTACCGATCTGCCAATACTAGGAATGATTCCCTTTGATCGATCCTCGACAAAATCATCTCTTGAACAAGAGATGAGCTTATTAATGAAACCAGATAGCATAGCAGATAAATCGGCAATGCAAGTATACAAGCGAAATTCGGCTTTATCTGATATTTTAACTCTATCAATCGAACCTTTTCGGTTTTTTGGTGCTAATTTAGGTTTATTTGCAGCAAATAGTACTCTTCGTTCTTTCATAATTACCTCTGCTATGCCTGGAGAAGGAAAATCCACCGTAGCGCTCAATCTAGCTAAAACTGCCGCCATTATGGGTAAGCGAGTCTTGCTTGTAGATACGGATATGCGGAGTATTAGCAGAATTAGTAAGAGTATCCCTTTAGCTAACAACTTTGGTTTAACAGATCTCGTCTTGAAACCAAACTTAGATTTGCGTGATGTCGTTCAAAAATCTTTTTTAGAAGAAAATTTATTTATTCTTTCTAGTGGTAGTCAAGCTATGACTACCGATCCAGGAAAATTATTTGTATCAAAAAAAATTACAGAGGTGATGAAAACAGCCGAACAAAATTTCGATTTAGTTATTTACGATGTATCTTCAATTGTTAACTATGCAGATGTCAGTTTGTTAGCTACAAAAACTGACGGTGTTGTTTTAGTGACGGGATTAGGTAAGTTGCAAAACGTAAATTTAAAAGAAGCTATGAACCGATTAAATGTATCTAACATTCCTGTTCTTGGCATAGTCGTCAATGAATTAATGAAACGCAACTAGCAAAAGTGTAGTTTAAATACGTAACAGCTTAGTAATTTTCTTAATAGTGCGATCACAAAAAGAATTAACTTTGATTGAGAAAAGCAGAATTAATAATTCTCAAATGGACATAGATTTAGCAATAAAAATGGTAACAATAGAATACATTTTTTTCAAATGCGCGCATTTTGGCTATTTAAATTTGCTGAATTTATTGACAGTAGTAACTCATTTATGTAATATGATTATATTAATGGGATTTTTTTTGTTTTTACACAAAAAAATACGACTAATAAAAATCCATAGATTTAAGAAATATTTAAAAAAGAATACTGGCTTAACTATTACTGGCGATTGCCCTAGTTTTTTACCAAGTTGATATTACTATCAAAAGAATTAAAAAGCAGAATGCGATCGATAAACACTCTTTATCTAAATAAAAAAAACATAATCTCAAACTATCTTTAAAACGATTTATTTTTGTAAACCGTCTCGAGATTATTTTCAGACAGCTTTTTATTTGGAGAATACATTTAACTTAAGTTGATTTGAATTATATCTACGTAAAATGCAATTTTCCATACCAACTAAATACTTATTGAATACCCCAATAACTTGTCTTACTTTTGAAGAACAAATTATATTAATGCTTCGATGGGCAAGAACAAAAGAAAGTAAGACTATTTGTTTGGCTAATGTTCATATGCTAATGGAAGCGTACTGGGATAAAAGTTTTGCTGAGGTTCTAGAAGAAGCGGACATGGTAACTCCCGATGGAATGCCTTTAGTTTGGATGTTGCAAAAACTAGGAATATACAACCAGAATCGTGTAGCAGGATTAGATGTCTTTGTTAACCTCTGTGAACTAGCTCAACAATGTCAAATTCGAGTTTATTGTGTTGGTTCACAACCTGAAGTTTTAGGCAAAATGAAGCACAGGCTGGAAGAGGAATATCCAGTATTACAAATCGCTGGGATGGAAACTTTACCGCAGATCACCATTGAAGAAATTGTCAAAAATGTAGACGATTTTTTAATTGATCGCATTAATGAAAGCGGGGCGGGAATAGTTTTTGTTTGTCTTGGATGTCCCAAACAAGAAATTTGGATGAGGCAACACCAAGGAAAAATTAAGGCGGTCATGGTTGGTGTTGGTGCGGTTTTTTCCATGTATGCAGGTTTAAATCCACGAGCCCCCTATTTGCTTCAAAAAGCAGGGCTAGAATGGCTGTATCGCTTGCTTCAAGAACCTCAAAGGCTTTGGTATCGCTACGGTAAAACCATTCCTCCTTTTTTATACTTGGCAATCAAACAATTGCTAATTCCTTGTCAAGATAATCTTGAACAAGTTTGTCGAAGTTTTGTCGATGGCAATATGGTAGTAGATGTAGTAGATATTAGTGATTTGAATAGTTCGCCAATTTTACTTGGTGAAATTTTGGTAAGACAGAGTTTGTTGACTCAAGAAATATTAGAAAAAGCTTTATTAGAGCAAACTCAAACCCCCTCTTTAAAACTTGGCGAAATTTTGGTTAAAAAAGACTTAATTTCTGTCACTCAACTTCGGTACTATCTCAAAAATCAAAGAATCAAGCTGGGAGAAATTTTGGTCGAACAAAAAGTAATTACTTTAGCAAAAATCAATGCAATTGTTAGGCTTCAAAAACAAAAAAACAAAAAACTTGGCGAAATTCTAGTCGAGCTAAACATAGTGTCTAAAAAGCAAATAAAAATGGCTCTTATGGAACAATACTGGCGACGCAAAGGTTTATGGCTTATGTAAAGCAAATAAAAAGTTTTGATGAAAACGTTTAGATTTTTATACTAATAACTTACGATTTAATTTAAGTTTTAAGAATAAAAAAATAGCTACCTCTAATAATCAGCAAAATTTACTAAATTTACTACCAGAGACAGAGCAAGATCGTCTGTTATTAGAGTGGTCAAAAAATGAAGTTGATTATCCTCAATAAGAATCTATTCATCAGTTAATGAAAAAAGCTTGTCCTGTCTGTTCATTGCCACACCTTAAAGTGTTTTTTGAGTTG
This DNA window, taken from Pleurocapsa sp. FMAR1, encodes the following:
- a CDS encoding phytanoyl-CoA dioxygenase family protein, which produces MQPNIYYQEHGYVVLRNLIPAQLINQLLEFYAQQIVPSKQPFFRQSTNKYEPNQLNEYGHVKQSFLDIHDYQKYPKFSNLAKEIYCHESIQNALKQITGFDAFNLMQTMLFDKNTETQSHQDWWYLDSIPNGNLTAAWIALENIDERAGRFYVLPKSNHNPDFHSDDANLSHSQWLQRISQYTEKHKDEITAPALNQGDVLFWNSKTIHGALPTINPSFSRKSLTAHYIPSVYEFGNLFTTKNYITYKNYQGVNFYRNQPDYSLLNNFKFKLKTSVYDSPILLKLMRSIQKKISSR
- a CDS encoding glycosyltransferase family 4 protein is translated as MKILISAYSCQPGQGSEQGVGWNVAQAVAKYHDVWVLTRPDEGKEAIEAELAGNPDLKLHFVYFTLPIWGGGWKWKFGSMQLHYYLWQIQAYFVARNLHRQIGFDLAHHVTFVKYSRPSFLSLLPIPFVWGPVGGGEFAPKAFWQDFSLSNKIHELARLFACWFFELDPFVRMTARRSVLAKATTEDTATKVRNLQASKVDIELAIGLSSQEIALLAKNLPAPSSEIRFLSVGRLLHWKGFYLGLRAFARANLTDGEYWIIGDGPEINKLEQLAENLGIARQVKFWKELPREETLLQLSKCTALVHPSLHDSGAGVCLEAMAAGLPVLCLNIGGPAVQVTEQTGFKILADNPQQAVEDLAEAMIKLSQNPQLAIALGEAGRKRVLECFSWEVKGRSLAKLYEQIVIQ
- a CDS encoding glycosyltransferase family 4 protein, which encodes MHQEKKLVKRIAIARRERGNALSMDVYADNLIAGLRTIRPHWEIIEVAPQPWSSDPEDSWHSGNPVQKYYERFWRHPLAVSRTKVDLFHIIDHTDGHIARWLTKLGKPIAITCHDLVQYVYPEILKDQSRLPALSMASWRYSVGGMKLADCIIAVSSNTKKDVISMLDISSDKITTIPNGVDAQFRVIKSDRIWKQKHQHTTSSEEICLLNVGSTHQRKNIFTILKVLETLIQKGLPVRLWKVGSNFTAEQQAYICDRQLESQITCFGYPDRETLVELYNAADLLLAPSLYEGFGLTILEAMACGTPVVTSNVSSVPEVVGDAAISLDPMDIKAITESILQLQNNNYRQDLVQKGLARAKQFTWKQTAENTASVYEQLLF
- a CDS encoding GumC family protein, with product MNTNYSSKIANIAPNAQLHELYEAEEGGLNLSALKEILWRRLPLITCVTAVVSSLAFVQAMNRTPIYQSSFEILSEPVTIETTVTSSSRETTEAVTSVKLDDVQIKTLKSPGIIDSVIKQLQPAYPEINYASIISTLDLESANEEETVLEVTYKHPDSKLVKDVLDTLATVYLDYSLQKRQSGLSRGLEFLDQQIPILQAKVDRLNLQIQQIRQKHNFIKPEIQGENLSVRLEDLTKEQLLNKSQLNQAKWNDSVVQKEVAQEPTKATTAMQFGTDRYNKLLEDLRGVDRQIANKSAIFTNGSAELQVLFAEKKEILSLIDQEGKVVEQKLANQISSLEEQNKDIDQDIIDLKQEIKDWSGVTQDYEEIQRQITITVRQLNELLVQRESLKIESAQKEAPWRLLTAVGDPQTDSASTVNFVVLGTLFGLLVGVGLALALDKYQNIVHTSSQLKRVTDLPILGMIPFDRSSTKSSLEQEMSLLMKPDSIADKSAMQVYKRNSALSDILTLSIEPFRFFGANLGLFAANSTLRSFIITSAMPGEGKSTVALNLAKTAAIMGKRVLLVDTDMRSISRISKSIPLANNFGLTDLVLKPNLDLRDVVQKSFLEENLFILSSGSQAMTTDPGKLFVSKKITEVMKTAEQNFDLVIYDVSSIVNYADVSLLATKTDGVVLVTGLGKLQNVNLKEAMNRLNVSNIPVLGIVVNELMKRN
- a CDS encoding WecB/TagA/CpsF family glycosyltransferase — encoded protein: MLRWARTKESKTICLANVHMLMEAYWDKSFAEVLEEADMVTPDGMPLVWMLQKLGIYNQNRVAGLDVFVNLCELAQQCQIRVYCVGSQPEVLGKMKHRLEEEYPVLQIAGMETLPQITIEEIVKNVDDFLIDRINESGAGIVFVCLGCPKQEIWMRQHQGKIKAVMVGVGAVFSMYAGLNPRAPYLLQKAGLEWLYRLLQEPQRLWYRYGKTIPPFLYLAIKQLLIPCQDNLEQVCRSFVDGNMVVDVVDISDLNSSPILLGEILVRQSLLTQEILEKALLEQTQTPSLKLGEILVKKDLISVTQLRYYLKNQRIKLGEILVEQKVITLAKINAIVRLQKQKNKKLGEILVELNIVSKKQIKMALMEQYWRRKGLWLM